TGACGTTGCGGCCTGTCAAACGTCGGTAGACCTCAGAGTAGGTGTCGAGGCGGTAGTCAACACCACCACGCTCCTTCTCGTCGAGGATgaccttgaggagcttggagCCGTCCTCCTTGGTGCGGACGCGCTTGCCGACGATCTCGACGGGGTAGGTGAGATCCTCGAGGATGGCGTCGTGGACAGCAGTGAGAGTTCGCGAACGGGGGCGCTTCTGCTTCTGGGTGTTGCGAGAGCGGGCGGATCGCTTGGGGCGGGGCAAGATGCGGCGAGAAGCGAGGATCAGGACATGGCGGTCAGagaacttcttctcgagctcaCGGGTGAGACTGGGGAGTATTAGTATTGAGTCTGAGATTAGAAGAATGAGGAGATATCTTACCGCTGCTGGACGCGGTGGAAGCCCTGCAGGGAAGGGACGGGGACAAAGATGACAATAGCCTTCTTGCCGTGGCCAACCTCGATCTAGTCAAGATCCCAAGTCAGCATGCGAGCTCCAGGACGAAACCTTGGACCGCTTCCCGTCCTGTTCCACAGAAGTCAATGATACTCCGGCTGGCACTCCTCCGCCCCGACGACATGTGTAAGCGCATCAAGTCAAGTATCTCTCGAATATCGAGGTCATTTTCGACGGAAAAGTGCGCGGTCGGGAGGCGGAGAGGCCATTGCGAGAACAGTGCAGTTTTCTTATGTGGGAACAGGATTTCTCGAAACGAGACCTAAGTTCGGAATTCTTTGTTTCATGGTATTCTCACCTCACGGGCAGAGACGATCTGCAGAGGTCGCAGGGCAACCTTGAGGTCGGAGGTGTTGGACTCGAGGTCGAAGAGAGCCTGAGCGATGCTGGTCTCAAGCTCGGAGGGGTTCTGCCTCGAAGGGCTGTTGGGAGCGATCTTGTTAAGGGCCTGGGCGCTCATTTTGACGGCTGGTTCGACTACGTGGgattgacgacgacgaagtTGATGGTGTTGCGCGGGCCGCTTGGAATTTTTGATAGTAGGCAATTTCAAAAAGTCGCTAAATTGGGGTTTTACCCTTTACTTTTCTGTGGGCGGTCCGTGCGTCggtgaggatgttgaggttgatgccTGAGGCTTGAGTCTAGCACACCGAATCTTCACCTTGTTGTCAGTGGATCCAGTCACCAATCGTCCAGAAGGGGAAATCGACTACACTTACACAGCGTCCCGTGTTTCGTGGACTTGATGCAATGAAAGGAAAGCAATCAAGTCAAAGGTTGCACAGCATTTCAGAAGTATTCACTTATGAATATGCATGATTTCAAATCAACTCTGCTTGAATCTAAGACACGAAGCCGTGTAACTCCTGCAGCTCAACCACACTCACAACCACTTCAAATGGTAGAAAGCATCTCCGAGACGTCCGATGATGAAACAATGCATCGTTTACAACATTCGTATCAAACATCCTGATCCTCTATCCAGTTTTTACTGTTACACATTCTAACCCTCACCGCCCTCGGggtcctcctcatcctcatcaccgaGCTGCTTATCAACATCCTGCTGGACCTTTTCACCTGTCGTGTCCCTTGCGATCTCGGCAGCCTTCATACCGCCAGCCGTGAGCCACAGGAAGTGATTTGTCTTGAACTGGTCAATCTGGTTGAAGAACATGTGAAACCTGTCGTGTCTTGTTAGCCCTGTCCGACTTGTGCATACGTCAGTACTTACGAGttgtccttctcctccacgCTGAAAATACGAGTGTAGATCTGCTTGTCCTTGAAGGCTTGGATCTTCTCTTCGTACTTGTCAAAGTCGATCGCTTCCTTTCCGAGTGACTCGGTGGCCTTTCGGTTGTAGTTGTGGAATACGGGTCGCTCAAGCAAGAGTCCGAGACCAGGGGCCTTGGGgatggccatcttctggttctggtaGCTCTCGTTGATACGTTCCATGGGAGTTCCACAGCGGACGATCAAACTGGCTAGACCAACCATCTTTCGGATCTGGTGCATCATGAAACTCTGTCCGTGGACCTTGAGAGACAGCCATTCTGtatcgttgatgatgatgggctTAGGTTGACAACGAATGACTTGATGTGTCGCTTCGCTGAGGGATCGAAGAATGACTTCTGAACAGTATAGTTGTGAAAGTTCTTTGTGCCGTTGTACTTGNNNNNNNNNNNNNNNNNNNNNNNNNNNNNNNNNNNNNNNNNNNNNNNNNNNNNNNNNNNNNNNNNNNNNNNNNNNNNNNNNNNNNNNNNNNNNNNNNNNNNNNNNNNNNNNNNNNNNNNNNNNNNNNNNNNNNNNNNNNNNNNNNNNNNNNNNNNNNNNNNNNNNNNNNNNNNNNNNNNNNNNNNNNNNNNNNNNNNNNNNNNNNNNNNNNNNNNNNNNNNNNNNNNNNNNNNNNNNNNNNNNNNNNNNNNNNNNNNNNNNNNNNNNNNNNNNNNNNNNNNNNNNNGTTTGTAGTTGGTCAGCAGCCTCGCAGCGGATGTCTCAGCAGCAGGCTTTTCTATGCTGGCGCGCTCTCTTCGGGTCTCCTTCGCAGCTTCCCTTGCGTGCAGcaactcttcatcatccataaCGTGGACTCGCTCCAACACGGCAGCCTTGGTCTCAGGGTCTAACCGGGCCAAGATGGGCttaatctccttctcttccacATCGGACCAGAAATCCTTGACATCCTCCCATCCGAGCAGCCAGCTCATCCTCGACACCATGCTCCTTGGCCAACTCAACCAGTTTTTGGCCCAAGAAAGACTCGGGGTGGGGAGGCAGAAGACAGTAGCTAGGCATAAGATACTCATACCATCTTGAGTCGCAGGTTTGGTAACAGCTGAAGGCGTTGTTCGTTCGCTGAATACCCCAAATTCGGATCTGTTCTGGGAGCTCGGCGTTGATCTTGTCCACaatatcctcatcctcaataaTAAGCTTCAGGCTGATGACATTTCCAGCCGCATGCACACCCTTATCCGTTCGAGCGCATCGAACAAGACTCGACTTCTTGGGGTCGTCGGCATTGGCCTTGGAAATAGCGCTTGCGGCGACAAATGCCTTGAATAGATCGGCCTCAATGGTCTTCTCGTTGCCATTGACTTGCATTCCCTTGTAACCAGTGCCGGCATATCCAATCATGACAGCAACTTTTCGCTTGGGTCGTCGCTCTTCGGcagcaatctcatccttgGAGAAGGGGTTGTTGCTTGACTCGCCATCAGCAGAATCGCCCTTCTTATTCAGTTTGCGACGCTTGAACTCCTTAAATTCATCATTCTTCTTGCGCTTGTCGCCCTTCTCACGACTAGTATCTGGTTAGCGCCGTTGGCAACTGCACTCATTTCACCAATTGAGGTGAGGACTTACCCCCATTCTCCGCGACCCTTCTCTGATCGTCCTTTGCCTGGCTTTCTGTGGTCATGGCGCGGGTTGCGACGATTCTCAGAGCCATTGTTGTTAGAGGCTTTGTTGTTGTCGCCCGAGGGACGAGACTCATTGGCGCTGCTCGCGGCAGGAGCTTCGTTATCTGCCGCCATGTTTGCATCGGTTGCGACAAATATGAAAGGTCGAGCTGACAGGAGAGAAAAGTTGTAGCTATCGCGCGGAACACTTTTTTTGGTTTGGTTGACGACGAGATTTTCGATGCGGGTGAGTGGGGCTTCCCGTTGCGGTCCCGGCGGGGGAGCTTCATGTGTGGGGGCTACCCTGGATCTCGACATCGTCGTGTAAGTGCTGTCGAAGTATCAGTGTTTCCATCGTTGCTTTCAAGTTTCTGTTACTGCTCATAGCTTGCTTGGATAGTGATACTTATAAATGCTCTTGAttattttcttcctctttaTTGGGTTAGATATTCATGCTATGCTTATAGATAAAACAGAATTAATCTCTCATAGAATAATAGCTCTGCTATGCGAATACCATTCTTAAGTTTATCCAAACCTGGGCTTTCATCTCAAGAACAGTAAATCTGCTATGGTAAGTGTCTATAGTAGCACTCTTTTATAAAAAGTTACATGTCATATTTACCTAACGTAACGCAAGCCACAGAATCGTGGTGTGAACGTAGAAAGGATGTAGCATAGATAGCAGTCTGGTATTTCATACCATAGAAACATAACGTTAACTAACAATGATGTTTTTAACAGAGCAAAATGAACCTCTTGACTTTAGAATGTGCTGCTATTACTACCGTCAGGTATCATTACTCGATTACTGCCAAGTTCTTCACTACGATGCGACCTGGCTATCATAAATGATCATTACGTGGAACACAGGAGGAAGAAGTGGTAGGCGAGTTATGCAAATACAACACTATTCACCCGAGTGGGCGACTTGCCAAAGGCTTCGAGAGGGATTCAGTGGTGGTAAATGCATTCACTGATTTGATCATTACAACTGTTCAAATTTCATTTCATTCCAAACTTCTATCGTACAAATCCATTCGCCATCAAATAAACGCTTTCACGCTTTCATAACTCGTTTAATAGTTGGAGCTTCGACCAGTGTCAGAAGGGAGACCCTCCTCGTCACCAGGCTCCTGATAGGTACCACTGGGCTGGGCAGCACCTCGGGTACGCTCCTCGATGATGTTGCTTTCGTCGATAGCATCCTTATCATCGCGCTCTATAATTGTGTCAGAGAAAGTCCCGTACTAAGGTAAATGAGTTGAAAATACCAAGCTGAGCGTCAGTGTCGGCCTGCTCTCCGTTGACGGGATCCTCAACCCGATCGGAGTCGGACTGAACTGGGATGGGCTGTTCCTTCTCACCAGGGCGAGAAACGTAAGAGTCGTCCTGGAACTCAGCGGAGGAAGCATCTTGAAGACCGTcggaagacatgatgaaagTTGTTGGTGAAGTGTGAAAAGTGGTTGTGGTGTAAGTGGTGAGTTGCAGATGAGAGAGAATACTGAATGATGTTGAGTATATTCCTTTCTTCTCACTCGAGAAGGTCACTCATCTTATACATTTAGTTTCTGCTCTTCAACTGAAAAATTCATTCTCACCAAAGACGACTATTCCGTCATAGCCCGCAAGCAAAAGCATCTATCCATGACGACATTGACGGATAATCACTTCAATGAATCATCTCCTCAGGACAAATAGCACGGCTCACTACTAGCCTTGCTGCAAGCACTTCCGAGCCCGATCTTAGTGCCCCTGATCTCTTAATTGAAAACCTCGATCCGAGAGGTTGATCTCCAGATCAGTTGTCGTGTGGCTGGGCGATTGTGATGCAAGTGGCAAGCAACTAACCGCGACAAATTCACGATTTACATGATCTTGACGCGTTAAGTGGTTTATTTGAACTGTAGTGGAGTTCGATCATGAGTGCTGTTAATGAGACAACGGGAGAGTTGCATCAAcgattgatgatgctgaggtATTGCTAGCCTATGAATCGAGGTCAGTACTTTGAGGGATAGATGATCTTTGGTGGAGTTTGAAAGGGAGATTGGCGTAAGAAGCAAATTAAAGACGGAATCTGATGTGGCTATCCGTGAATTAGGGACATGATTAGATCATAGATGAAGTCATGTTTGTTGTGACGATGTCAGGGAGCTGAGGCCGACAGTAGCTTGACTTTTCAGGAACAGCGAGCTGAGGCTGAACTAGCGTCCAAGCTTCAGGGAGAAGTCAAGGGGGTCATAAACACCAAAAACACAGATCACAATAAATGGTAACCAAGTGATGGTTTATGCAAAAAGAAactctttgatgagactgggacTCGAACCCAGGAGGATTGCTCCACCAGGAAATTGGTgttaaggttaaccttaacctggcgccataaccaactcggccatctcaccgaggctgttgatggGGTTTTTTGTGCTAATACCATATTATACTCTCATTGTGCATGCATATCTTAACTTCATTCTGCTGGTAATTAGAAGGGTCGTGATCGCGTCAAAATGCATGTCAGATCTGTCATCGTCGATACTTGATGGAAAGGTTGCAGTGAGGCATGGATTATCTGACTGTATCACATTCCAATCCGAAGCCCTTATGCCGAGTCCTCCGCTAATGGTGGTGATgtgcatcatcatcatcaattcatGCACAATTCACATATTCACCGCTGAAGCATCTACAGTCTACATTGCGCAAGAGTCGGGGCAAACCCGACCTCAAGATTGCGCCCAGCTCAGTCTACGATGCAAAAGATCCTGATCTTGATTCCTCATCCATCTGCTATTATGGTGAGAATCAGATATCATCTCCCTTGCAAAACCTTCTAGCTGCATATTTGTGCCCGTTGGGCCCAGTCAGAAACACCAACGAGACAGGATGTTTTGCTTTGTTTCCCAATTTCGCCACACCGCCGTAGAATGTCGCGATACTCTCTGAAACAAGATTGCAGTGCGCCCAGAAGGACAAGGCAGGTAAGCAGGAAGCCTGTGGCTGAGGGCATCTATGGAAGCTGGCAGGGCCGATAAGGCTTCTATAGATGGCCTTGGACATGGGCACGCCCTCCGATCTGTGCGAAACACATGCATTCGAGTGGAAGAAAAAGTTCCGAGCCTGGTCAGTGGTGAGCCAGGATATGACGATCCTCCATCATGACACGTCAATGATTGACTATGCAGAGTCCTGGATTGTAAGAACTAAGAAGAATGAGAGAGATGATGAACCAAGACCAAAACAGAAGCTTGGCCATGTGGAGGGGGCAACGTGAGTTCAAAAGGGTTCCCCTAGTAGCGAGAATCATGGCATCGCCAAATTCCATTTGCCAACCATGGGATTATGGTTCAGCGCCATGGTCATGCCTCTGATGATGTGCTCAGGGAGCAAAGTGAGCAACAAGGTCTCGACTTGGCTATATGATCAAACATTAATCATGAGTCAATGCCAGCAAGAAAACAAAGTAAATAAATCGCAAGATACGGAGGTCTCGGATCAAAGGAATTCTCCCTTTTCTTGCGTGATTGTTGATTAAGTGATGGTTTATCAGGGTTGAGTGGTTGATAAGCCGCCAGGGTGAAAATGAGTCGACTCGGATCTCGGGATGGCGAAAGATTCGTGATGACAAAGACAGTGACATGGGACCGAGACGAGGTTAATCGACATGGGAAAATCACATCATCTCAGGCGATAGATTCCAGAACAACAAACGACCTTGTTTATGGTGGAACTCGTCGAGGCGCATAGTATCTGGATTGGAGATGACTCTGAGGTATGAGTTTATCGCACATCGTGGCTGTCTGTGGCGTATATGCAAGATGGACAGCGGCCTATTAAAGAACGGGAAGTTAAAGAATGATCAGCTGCAGGC
This genomic stretch from Fusarium oxysporum f. sp. lycopersici 4287 chromosome 5, whole genome shotgun sequence harbors:
- a CDS encoding 40S ribosomal protein S7 (At least one base has a quality score < 10), producing the protein MSAQALNKIAPNSPSRQNPSELETSIAQALFDLESNTSDLKVALRPLQIVSAREIEVGHGKKAIVIFVPVPSLQGFHRVQQRLTRELEKKFSDRHVLILASRRILPRPKRSARSRNTQKQKRPRSRTLTAVHDAILEDLTYPVEIVGKRVRTKEDGSKLLKVILDEKERGGVDYRLDTYSEVYRRLTGRNVNFEFPQSGPADY
- a CDS encoding tRNA pseudouridine38-40 synthase (At least one base has a quality score < 10); its protein translation is MAADNEAPAASSANESRPSGDNNKASNNNGSENRRNPRHDHRKPGKGRSEKGRGEWGREKGDKRKKNDEFKEFKRRKLNKKGDSADGESSNNPFSKDEIAAEERRPKRKVAVMIGYAGTGYKGMQVNGNEKTIEADLFKAFVAASAISKANADDPKKSSLVRCARTDKGVHAAGNVISLKLIIEDEDIVDKINAELPEQIRIWGIQRTNNAFSCYQTCDSRWYEYLMPSYCLLPPHPESFLGQKLVELAKEHGVEDELAARMGGCQGFLVRCGREGD
- a CDS encoding tRNA pseudouridine38-40 synthase; its protein translation is MHQIRKMVGLASLIVRCGTPMERINESYQNQKMAIPKAPGLGLLLERPVFHNYNRKATESLGKEAIDFDKYEEKIQAFKDKQIYTRIFSVEEKDNSFHMFFNQIDQFKTNHFLWLTAGGMKAAEIARDTTGEKVQQDVDKQLGDEDEEDPEGGEG